The genomic DNA GGCAGCCGGGAAGCCGTCTTGCAGTGGCAGGGACTAAAGCACACCCCGCCCTTGACGGTGCCGGATTCGTGGACGGCCACCGTCGAGGAGCTGCGCCGCGAGGGACCGCAGTACGGGGAGCCAGAGGGGAAATCAGCATTAGGGGAGCTTCACTGATGACGGCCACCACGCACACCCCCTCGGTGCTGACCGATGTGCTGAAAGGTTTCGCGGGCTACCTCAAGCGGGAAGAGGGCTTGAGTCCAGGGACCATCCGGCAGTACGGAGCCGATTGCTCACGGCTGGCGAACTGGCTGGCCGAACACCGTCTACAGATCACGAGTTGGAGCGACGTGAGGGCGCGTGACCTGCGGGCTTATGTCGATCAGCAGGAGCCGGAGCCAGCGCGCAACCGCCGTTTGCTTGCCAGTTGGCGCAAGTTGTGGACCTATCTCAGCGACGTGGAGGGCCTGACCATGCACCCCGGTCCCACCGAGATCAAGCGGGTCAAGTTGCCCAGCCGCCAGCCCCAGTACCTGACTCCCGGCGAGGTCTCCCGCCTGCTGGGTGCGGTGGACGGTGCAAGCCCGGAGCAGACGAAGCGGAACAAGGCCGTTGTTGCTTTCCTCTACGGGACGGGTTGCCGGATTGCCGAAGCCCTGAGCCTGACCGTGGACAAGGTAGAGGACAACTTTGACGGAACGCCTCACAAAATACGGGTGATCGGCAAGGGGAACAAGGAGCGCACGATCTACCTCTCCCCTACTGCCCAGCGGGTCTTGAAAGAGTGGCTGGCCTACCGTCAGCTCTACATCGCCGAGGGCCTCACCGTGTTCTGTCATCTGCGGGGCCAGAAGCAGGGACAGGCGATCACGGCGCGCAGCATTGAGCGCGTGGTCCAGACCGCAGGCGTGCGGGCAGGTTTGGCTCCCGAAAAATGCACGCCGCACAAGCTCCGGCACTCGCATGCCACGGCACTGGTGAAGGCGGGGCGCCGATTGGAGGAAGTGCAGGAGATTTTAGGGCATGAGAGCATTGCCACCACCCGGATCTATGCCCACCTGGAGCCGGAACGCCTGGCGGCGGCGGCGGCCAGCTTGCCGGACATTCTTTGAGTGTGTGCAGCCTGGTGTCGCAGAACCGATGAAGATTCAGTCGTCGATTGCGACAATATATTCCTGTATAAATATCATAGTACAGCAATATACCTGCACTGAAATATATTTCTGTATAAGTATCATAATACAAGAATATATCCACACTGAAATATATTCTTGTATAAATATCTTAGTACAGAAAAATATTCGCATTAAAATATATTCCTGTATGGGTAGGATGACTTAGAGCCAGGCCTTACAGGTGTAAAGCGATGTGCTTGTGCTATCGCAGGCGGCGTACAAGAACGCTTCGCCTGACCGTTTGCTGCTGGCAATCAACCAGAACGACGTGTCGCTTTTGCCTGCCTCATACCTCTGCCCGGACAACTTTGAGCGTTCAATGCTGGTTCACTGCCTGGATCTAGAGAATATTCAAAGCTCTTTCCCAGAGATCCCCGGTTGCGTGAATCCCGCCTGCTCATGGTTTATGAAGCAGAAAGCCTTGGTGAATTGCGCCACCTTTCGGTCCAGGAAGGTGTGGTCTGTCGCGGTCACCGTCTGCTGGTCCTGGGCTGCGGCCGAGGCACCAAGCGAAAGGGCCGCGATGGGGTGACAAGGTGCGGTTTCGTGACGGCCAGCATAGCGGTAAAGAGGGAAGCGGAACAGTAGATGGTCTGTAAAAATATATTCGTATATAAATACACTATTGTGCGAATATCTCTCTATATAAAAATAGTTGTACATTTACGTACTAACACAATAATATATTCTTATGAAAATGATCGCGGTGCTGTCGAAGAAGGGCGGCGTGGGGAAGACGCTGCTAAGCATGGGGCTGGCTCAGACGCTTGCTGTACATGGGAAGCATACGGTGGTCATCGACCACGACCCGGAAGGGAGTGCGATTGGCTGGCGTTTCAATGCCGAGGAAAATGGGCGTGACTTGCCCTACCAGGTGCTTGCGCCTGTCGATGTGGTGGCGGCGGCGGCAGCAGAATATGTGGTGGTGGATACCCCGCCCAACGACGTGGGGACGTTGCAACAGGTGGCCACCCGCGCAGATTACATCGTCATTCCGGTCCTGCCAGGGAGCGGCGAAGTGGACCGCTTGCAAGAGACCGTCCGGGCCATCGCCGCCGTGCAGGAGAAACTCAAAGCGGGGGTCCACATCGGTTTTGTCCTAAACCGTATGGAACACAACAATCTGGCCGCTGCCATGCCCGAGGTGATGGAAAATCTCAATTACCCCGTGATCGCGCAGCTTGCCAGAAGCGTGGACTATCAGCGTGCTTTTGGGGGCGTCATCCCTCAACACCTGACCACGCCTTTTGCCCAGATTCTGGAGGAGCTGGAAATTCTATGACAACGAAGAAAAAGACCACCGACTTGAGTTCCATGTTGGGAACGGCCAAACGGGCCAGTGATGTTCCGCGGCCACAGGTAGACGTCAAGCCAGAGGTGGAGCACAAAGTCCCTGAGAAGCGCGTCACGCTGACCCTGAATGCCGAGCTGCACCGCAGGCTCAAGACGCTGGCCTCCAGTCGGGGCATCAAGGTGTCCGAGCTGACCGATGAGGTTGTGGGCCGTTATCTGAACGCTATCCAGGACCGCTGAAGGGGCCAGAGGTGATGGATGACAATGAACCCGAACGGATCTATGAGGCCGCGTGCCGACTGGTGCGTCAGGGGATCAGCGTCATTCCCACTGGCGGCGGCGTCAGCGTGCGGGCCAAGGAACCCCACACGCAGGCCCTGATCGCCTCCGGTCACACCTTCACCAACGATGATGGCGAGCTGCGGGCCAGTTGGAAACCGCTGCAGACCCAGCTCCCCACCGCGCAGGATCTCCAGACCTGGTACCTGCACAGCCGCGCACGCGGCCTGGCAGTGGTCACGGGTGAGTTGAGCGGTTACGTGGTCATTGATGTGGACCTGATGGGCTTGCCTCTCCTGCACAAACTGGGCTGGAAGCCGCATGTTGTCTCACCGAGCGGCGGCGCGCACCTGTATCTGCATCACCCTGGTTGGTTCGTGCCGTCCAACGCGAGCAAAAGCAAGAGAACCCTGCCTCCCGGCTTTGATGTGCGTGGCGACGGCGGCTACATTATGTTCCCGCCCAGCCGCAACCGCGAGGGCTTCTACCGCCGCACCGATGAACGCCGCAGACTTAGCGTCTGGGACATTCCTGAGGCGATCAGCGTGGCAGGGGAGACCTACCACCTCCGCGAGGCGCTGGGACTGACCCCACCCGCGCCGCAGGACTCCAGACCCGCCGAACGTCCTGACGTCCAGCCCTTTGACGCGGACGACGAACGCTGCCCCATGGCCCTGCTGCTGGACCGAGCCGCCGATTATGCACTGGAGAGCCGCAACAAAGGCGCCTTCATGCTGGGGCTGTGGGCCCATGCCAACGACTACAGCCGCGATGAAGCCATCCATGCCGCCGGGGAGTACACCGACATCGTGCAGGGCGTCAAGCGCACTCCCTTCACTTTGGACGAGGCCCGGAAAGCCGTTGCCAGCGCCTACACCTATCCTAAAAAAGACCGATGGCAGAAGCGGGAGGAACTGTTCCTATGACGACTCTTGAGAGTCTGCAGTATTGCGCCGTGTTGAGAGACACCATAGAAGGCTTGCAGGCTGGGAAAGACGTTCTGGGAATCGATATCAAATGTGAAGTTGAGAACGACTCAACGGGTGCAGAGCCAGCCGTTGCCGCGCCTGGAGGAGCTGTTGGAACTCGAAGCCTTTCGCCCGAAACGGGGCCGGGGTGCTGGGACGGCAGGAGCCGGGGCGCTGGCCGTGAGGCTGCACGAGCTGAGCCGGATCTTCCTGGCCGCCCGGTTGTACCTGTACGGCAAGGACGGTCAGCCTCCCAAGCAAGTCGTGATGCACCTGTGCGCCGAGCTGTTGGCCCGGTCCCTGGGCATCTGTGATAACACCCTGCGCGAGTGGACCGCCCAGCTCCAAGCCGCCGGCTACCTCTACGCCCGCGTGCACTTCAACCACCGCCACTCTGGATGGCGAGCGGGTCACGGCCATAGATGGGATGCTGTACGCCGTGCGCCTGGCCCCAGACCACACTGCCCGCCTGAGATACCGCGACTACAAACGCCAGTACCGGGACCTGGACACGGACCGGGCGGCAGTTCGCACGGCCCACAACGCGATCAGGAATGCCGAACAGCGCTTCGAGGAAGCCAGAATTGCAGAGTGCGTTATGAACGATGAAAATTTTATTGAGGGATCATCGGATCCCAGAGGGCAGATGCAGGCGGAACTGCTCGAACAGCTCCGTCGCTGGGTCGTTATTCCCGGCAACGTCACCACCTAAAACCCGTTAAAAGCTGACCCAGCACTAATTGGCGCAGATGAGGCCGAATGTCTCCTGAATGGCGTACAGGACGTGGTTTTCTTATTGCCCACTCTGCTCGAAGCGCGCAAGTCTAGGCGGGCGGCGCTGGTGGGCATCATGGGTACGGCCTTAGCACGGGATCTGAAGGACACCCACAGCCGGCTGTACTACTGCAAAGTGATCCGGCAGGCGTGGCAAGCGGAGATCGAGGGACGAAGTGGTTTGCAGGCGCTGGCGGCCCAATTGCAGTGCCTGGAGGTAGATAGACGCGAGTGGAAGGACCTCAGAAGCCGAGCCGCGTTACTCGCGGCTCGGCTTCGGGCGGCGTGACCTCGGACACATAAGGCAACTCGAATGCTTCATTGCTTCGCTTATCTGCCCCGCGTACCGTGCGCAGCAGATAAAATCCACGAATGAAGTCAGAGTGGCTCAGGTGGGATCTACATGTTCATAGTCCTGAATCTTTTGAACACCAATTTTCCTTTAATGACCCACAAGAGGCGGAATCTTACGGCAATGATATTTTTGCTAAATATCTTGATGTCTTAGAGGAAAGAATAGAAGTCGAATGTGTTGGTATTACCGATTACTTTTCTATAGATGGTTATCGTAAAGTTTATGAAGCCCGGAAGGCCGGCCGTCTCCAAAATTTTAAACTAGTTCTTCCTAATATTGAATTTCGTTTGACCAATATTCTAGAAATTGGACCAGATCGTAAACCGAAAAAGATCAACTTCCATGTTATTTTTAGTGATGAAATTGACCCTGACACTATTGAAAATGAGTTCTTATCCTCTCTTAATTTTTTAGATGATCGTAATTCAAAACATTCTTTAAGACGGGATAATCTTACTAAGTTTGGTCTTAAAATGCAGGGTATACAAAAGGAGTTTAAACAGAAAACCCCCTATGCAGCTGGATGTATTTGTGCCTCTATTGACCTAAATGATATTGTTACCTTACTTCGTGAAAAAGATAGTATATTTCAAGGACGATATCTTCTTGTGCTGGCTGCTGAAAACGTTTCTAAGATCACTTGGGGTTCTCAAGGTGATGTTACCCGGCGCCAACTTATGTCACATGCTGACGCTATTTTTACGGGTAGTTCTAGCGATCGCGACTTTCTACTTGGGAAAAAAGGCGAGAATTTTCAAACTGAATTTGGTAAAATCTGGCCTGTACTTCATGGTTCGGACGCTCATGATTTCGTAAGCTTGTTCAATCCGGATTTGAATCGCTACTGTTGGATCAAAGCTCAACCGACCTTTGAGGGCCTTAAACAAATTATTTACGAGCCTGAAGATCGTGTATGTATTAGTGAAGAACAGCCTAGATTCGCTCAATATAGTTTTGCTATTGACAAATTTTCTATTAGTCAATCCAATTTAGGTGAAAACATATCTATTAAAAAGACTGACCTTGATCTCAGTCGTGGCCTAGTGGCAGTTATTGGTGGTAAGGGTACCGGAAAAACAGCGCTTTTAGATCTCCTCGCTCACTCTTTCAATAGTAGACTCGCCTCTGAATTACCTGAAGGCGAACGACTGTCATCTTTTGTTGCTCGTAATACTAAAGGAAAATCTATTCCTGATCTAACAACTGCAATAGAGTTTGCAGATCAGTCTAAATTCTCTAAGAACATGAGGGATAATAATACTCACAGAGCTAGCATAACTTATCTCTCTCAGGGAAAAATTGATGAGTTTTCAAATGATTCAAATAAGTTGCAAATTCAGATTCGACGTATTATCTTCGATAAAATTAGATATACGAATAGAGATTTGACTGATGAATACGAATCTATCCAGAGCGAGATTAATAGCACAGTTAAAACTATAAATGATACTTTTGCTGATTTAAAAAGTATTTATTTTGAACTAGCACAATCTGATTTGAAATTTATAGATAATAGCATGATCGATAAAGCTGCTTCTATACGATCTATTGAATTGGAAATACAAGATCTATTGCAGAGGACAGAAGAATCTAAAGGTATTTACGATGAAATCCTTAAAAGACAAAACGTTTTTAGTAATCTTATACAAAAATATCGTTCTATTCGCTCTAATTTAAATTCACTTAAAAAGAAACTGCAAAGTTCAATAGGTATAGTTAGAGATACTGAAAGTTTAAATAATAATTTGTCTGAGCTGGGTATTGGATCTGGTATAGCTATTTTGAATATTGATGAAGTAAATAAAAACATCATAGATATTGATGTTTATATTATGGAGTTAATTCATAGAAATGAAGAGGACTTGAGATCAGTTCAGCAAGAAGTAGAGGCAATGTCAGTAGATAAAGATAAAATCGAGAGTCTACAGCAGCGGAAGGGAATAGAGTTGATTTCTCTTCAAGATTTGAAAGTACAGAGAGAAAGTTACATCGCCAATATAGAATCCACGGACGAAAAGAGGATCTATCAATATGAAAATATTGCTCGTTTGCTTAATCTTCAGCAGAATCTAAGAGATTGTTACTCAAGAATCATATCTGCTTATGCTGAGAATCTCCCCGAAATTTTAAGAAATATAGAGTTTTCGGCAGAGGTTCAAATCGAGTTTGATAAATGGGCTGAGGATATTGATGGATTATTTGATTCGAGAAAGGGTGTAACTCTGGAAAATATACAAAGCAATTTGGAATTAATGAAAGCAGAATACATTAATCCCTCTGTTGTAAATATACAAAATATTTATCAAAATATCATAGATAATGCAAAATCGCTTAAGAAAGGTAGATCGATCCAAGATATAGAAGCCAAATTATACGAGCTTCCTATTGGAATTAGCACAGGTATTTCATATTCTGGGATAGATATGGACAGCCTCTCCATGGGTCAGCGCGGTACAGTTCTTTTAAGTATATATCTAGCTGATGGAGATAATACCTTAGTAATTGATCAGCCTGAAGAGAATTTAGATAACAAGTACATCTACAATGTTCTAGTAGAGGCCATCAAAAGGGCAAAATTGAATCGTCAAATAATTATTGCTACTCATAACGCTAATCTCGTTATAAATACAGACGCAGAACAAATTGTTATTGCTGATTTCAAGAATAATGAAATATTCTATCAGTCCGGTACGATTGAAGATTCAATTATTCGCAAAGAGATCGCTCTTATACTGGAGGGAGGTGAAGAAGCTTTCAATAAGAGGGAAGTTAGATATAGTGCGAAATAATATCTAAACATTAAGTATAAAATGCTTGGGTATGGATAATATACCCAGCACCTAATTTATTTATCAGATGTAATTCTGAGATATTGATAGACCGTCTCTCTGCTAATCCCAAAGTCCATAGCAATGCTGGTCTTCGGCTCGCCATTCTCAGCGCGCTGCCGCAGATCATTGACCTGGACGGCGGTGAGCGTCTTCTTACGTCCCTTGTACATTCCCGCCTTCTTCGCTGCCGTGATGCCTTCACGCTGGCGCTCGCGGATCAATGCACGCTCAAACTCGGCGAAGGCTCCCATCACGCTCAACAGCAGCTTGGACATGGCCGAGTCTTCTCCAGTGAAGGTCAGACCTTCCTTGATGAACTCGACGCGGACACCTTTCTCCGTCAGCCTATTGACCAGGGCGCGGAGATCATCGAGGTTGCGGGCCAGGCGATCCATGCTGTGGATCACTACGGTGTCTCCCTCACGAGCATGACCGAGCAGAGCAGTCAATTGAGGACGGTTGGCGTTGCCGCCGCTGACCTTGTCGGTAAACACTTTGTCGAATGTCAGGCCTTCGAGCTGTCGAACAGTCTTCTGATCTTCAGAGCTGACGCGGGTGTACCCGAGACGATGGCCTCTCTTAGGGTTATTCATGGGTTCTCCTGTCAGGTTAGGGTCTAGACCCCGGCAGGATACTGTCAGGAAATCCCAAAATCAGCCCTATTCTGACGCATTATCAGGCCTTTCCCTGACGTCAGGTTGGGGTATACCCCAATCTGACAATCGATAAGAGCTGTCAAAGTTCTCAGAGTTATTTCCGCCCTTTAGTCTTCAGGTGCCGGTGGTCTGCAGAGACCACTTCCATTCCAGCCTGAATGGGCGAATACTTCCGTGCGTCATGCCGCAGCCTAAGAGACCATTGCATCCCCTCCAGGCCCGGCTCTCCCAGTGGCTGCTACACGAGGAAACCCCACACCAACCAGAAGGCTTCTACGAAGAGAACAAGGAAGCCAGCACGCACCAGCACAAGGAATCCTGGTGGAAAGTGATGTGCTTGACCGGTGTCGACTACTTCTCCACCCTGGGGTATCAACCGGGGATCGCGGCGCTGGCTGCCGGGAGCGTCGCCCCAATCGCCACGCTGGTGCTGGTGATCGTCACGCTGTTCGGGGCGCTGCCGATGTACCGCCGCGTGGCGGCAGAAAGTCCGCATGGCGACGGCTCGATCAGCATGTTGGAACGGTTGTTGTCGTACTGGCCCAGCAAACTGCTGGTCTTGATCCTGATCGGCTTTGTCGCCACCGGTTTCATCATCACCATCACTCTTTCGGCGGCGGATGCCTCGGCCCACCTGGTCGAAAACCCCTTGCTGAATGCCACTTTGAGCGGCAAACAAGTGGGCATAACGCTGATCTTGCTGCTGCTCCTTGGCGCCGTCTTCCTGAAAGGGTTCAAGGAAGCCATCGGCATCGCCGTGATCCTGGTCGGTGTGTACCTGGCCCTCAGCTTGGCCGTGTTGGTCAAGGGCTTTGGGCTCATCGCTGCCCAACCGGAACTGCTCACCAACTGGCAGACGGCCCTAAGCGCCGGCTTTCATTCCCCACTGGCCCTGATCGGTGCGGCGCTGCTCGTCTTCCCGAAGCTGGCATTGGGTCTCTCTGGCTTCGAGACTGGCGTGCTGGTGATGCCGCTGGTGAAAGGGGACGCCACAGATACCGAGGAAGCCCCCATGGGACGGATTCGCAATGGGAAGAAACTGCTGACCACGGCCGCGCTGATCATGAGCGTGATGCTGGTGGGTTCCTCCCTGGTGACCACCCTGCTGATTCCCCGACACGAGTTCTGGGCGGAGACCACCATCACGAGTGAGATCGGGTCCGCTGATCTTCAACGCGGTGTGGCCGTCGTGAATGTGCCTCTGGACTCCCAGACGAACCCGCGGGAGATCTATGCCTTTCACCTGCCGCCGGACCGAACGGGGCAATATACCTTCAGGGCTGACACGGTGGGGGGCCCAATTGACTTGGCGGTGCAGGTGAACCCGACTGGCCCCACCACCCGGGTTCAGGTGGATACCCCTTCGGGCGCGGCCAACGGCCGCGCCCTGGCGTACGTGGCCCACGAGCGGCTGGGGGAAGGCTTTGGCACGGTCTATGACGTCTCGACCATCCTGATTCTGTGGTTCGCCGGGGCTTCGGCCATGGCAGGCCTGCTCAATATCGTGCCGCGTTTCCTGCCCAGGTACGGCATGGCCCCGGAATGGAGCCGTGCCCATCGCCCACTGGTGCTGCTGTACACCGTGATCGGCGTTCTGGTGACGGTGGCGTTTAAGGCCAATGTGGACAATCAAGCAGCGGCGTACGCCACCGGAGTTCTGGCCATGATGACCAGCGCCGCCGTGGCCGTCACCCTGATCTCCATTCGGCGTCACCAGCGCACTGAAGCTATCGCCTTCGGTCTGATCAGCCTGATCTTTATTTACACCAGCGCAGTGACCATCCTGAGTGACCCCAAAGGGCTCTACATCGCCCTGGTCTTCATCGCAGCGGTGCTGGTGACGGGCATCAGTTCCCGCATCTCCCGTTCGTTCGAGTTGCGGGTCAGCAACGTGATTCTGGACGATTCAGCCAGGGAACTGTTGAAACAGTTTCCACTGCGGCCCCTGCGGCTGGTGTCCCATCACCCCGGCCGCGTGACCCTGGACGAATACCGCAAGCAGGAACTGCGGGTGCGGCAGATGGTCCACTTGCCTGACGATGAACCCTTCATTTTCCTGGAGGTCGACGTGGAAGATGCCAGTGAATTCACTGATGTGGTCGAGGTCTCCGGCCTCATGATCGGGTCGTATGGCATCCTAAAAGCTCGTGGTTCCAGCATACCCAACACCATCGCGGCCTTGATGCTGCATTTGCGCGGCAAGGGTGCGCCGCCACAGGTGTACATGCGCTGGACCGAAGAAGACCCCGTTCATTTGCTGCTGGACTTTATTGTGGGCGGACGTGGGGACGTGCCGCCAGTCACGCATGAGATTCTGCGCCGCGCTGAACCAGATCGGGATCGCCGTCCAATCGTTCACATCGGTGGCTAAAGTTGTGGTGCTGGCTTCTGGTCAGTAGGGGAATCGGAAAGGCCGACCCCATTGCCAACCGAAGTTAGCTTTGGGGCCTGATTTCTGGTAAACGGCCTTACCGAAAAGGCCTCTGTGCTCCCATGCGGCTGGTGCCCAGGGCCTTCCTGTGCAAGGCCCTGCTCAGTGCCGGTCAGCTGTCGGACGTGTGCCAGAAAATATTACGCGTAACACTTGCCTTCACCCGGCCACAACGTTGCGCGGCTGTCAGAGCACGCTTCATAGGATGTCGGCCATGCTCCGGCAAGACACTGGCCTCATACAAGCACCTCAGAGCGCGTCCAAGGACCAGCGCTAAGCCGCCATGGCCCGTGCCGTGCCCTATGCCGCCACACCGGACGGCGGCCTGGTCCTGCCCGCGGACGCCGTGGCAGGCCAGCCTTACGTGTGCTTACAGTGCGG from Deinococcus humi includes the following:
- a CDS encoding tyrosine-type recombinase/integrase, whose amino-acid sequence is MTATTHTPSVLTDVLKGFAGYLKREEGLSPGTIRQYGADCSRLANWLAEHRLQITSWSDVRARDLRAYVDQQEPEPARNRRLLASWRKLWTYLSDVEGLTMHPGPTEIKRVKLPSRQPQYLTPGEVSRLLGAVDGASPEQTKRNKAVVAFLYGTGCRIAEALSLTVDKVEDNFDGTPHKIRVIGKGNKERTIYLSPTAQRVLKEWLAYRQLYIAEGLTVFCHLRGQKQGQAITARSIERVVQTAGVRAGLAPEKCTPHKLRHSHATALVKAGRRLEEVQEILGHESIATTRIYAHLEPERLAAAAASLPDIL
- a CDS encoding ParA family protein — translated: MKMIAVLSKKGGVGKTLLSMGLAQTLAVHGKHTVVIDHDPEGSAIGWRFNAEENGRDLPYQVLAPVDVVAAAAAEYVVVDTPPNDVGTLQQVATRADYIVIPVLPGSGEVDRLQETVRAIAAVQEKLKAGVHIGFVLNRMEHNNLAAAMPEVMENLNYPVIAQLARSVDYQRAFGGVIPQHLTTPFAQILEELEIL
- a CDS encoding CopG family transcriptional regulator, translated to MTTKKKTTDLSSMLGTAKRASDVPRPQVDVKPEVEHKVPEKRVTLTLNAELHRRLKTLASSRGIKVSELTDEVVGRYLNAIQDR
- a CDS encoding bifunctional DNA primase/polymerase, encoding MDDNEPERIYEAACRLVRQGISVIPTGGGVSVRAKEPHTQALIASGHTFTNDDGELRASWKPLQTQLPTAQDLQTWYLHSRARGLAVVTGELSGYVVIDVDLMGLPLLHKLGWKPHVVSPSGGAHLYLHHPGWFVPSNASKSKRTLPPGFDVRGDGGYIMFPPSRNREGFYRRTDERRRLSVWDIPEAISVAGETYHLREALGLTPPAPQDSRPAERPDVQPFDADDERCPMALLLDRAADYALESRNKGAFMLGLWAHANDYSRDEAIHAAGEYTDIVQGVKRTPFTLDEARKAVASAYTYPKKDRWQKREELFL
- a CDS encoding TrlF family AAA-like ATPase; this translates as MKSEWLRWDLHVHSPESFEHQFSFNDPQEAESYGNDIFAKYLDVLEERIEVECVGITDYFSIDGYRKVYEARKAGRLQNFKLVLPNIEFRLTNILEIGPDRKPKKINFHVIFSDEIDPDTIENEFLSSLNFLDDRNSKHSLRRDNLTKFGLKMQGIQKEFKQKTPYAAGCICASIDLNDIVTLLREKDSIFQGRYLLVLAAENVSKITWGSQGDVTRRQLMSHADAIFTGSSSDRDFLLGKKGENFQTEFGKIWPVLHGSDAHDFVSLFNPDLNRYCWIKAQPTFEGLKQIIYEPEDRVCISEEQPRFAQYSFAIDKFSISQSNLGENISIKKTDLDLSRGLVAVIGGKGTGKTALLDLLAHSFNSRLASELPEGERLSSFVARNTKGKSIPDLTTAIEFADQSKFSKNMRDNNTHRASITYLSQGKIDEFSNDSNKLQIQIRRIIFDKIRYTNRDLTDEYESIQSEINSTVKTINDTFADLKSIYFELAQSDLKFIDNSMIDKAASIRSIELEIQDLLQRTEESKGIYDEILKRQNVFSNLIQKYRSIRSNLNSLKKKLQSSIGIVRDTESLNNNLSELGIGSGIAILNIDEVNKNIIDIDVYIMELIHRNEEDLRSVQQEVEAMSVDKDKIESLQQRKGIELISLQDLKVQRESYIANIESTDEKRIYQYENIARLLNLQQNLRDCYSRIISAYAENLPEILRNIEFSAEVQIEFDKWAEDIDGLFDSRKGVTLENIQSNLELMKAEYINPSVVNIQNIYQNIIDNAKSLKKGRSIQDIEAKLYELPIGISTGISYSGIDMDSLSMGQRGTVLLSIYLADGDNTLVIDQPEENLDNKYIYNVLVEAIKRAKLNRQIIIATHNANLVINTDAEQIVIADFKNNEIFYQSGTIEDSIIRKEIALILEGGEEAFNKREVRYSAK
- a CDS encoding recombinase family protein, which codes for MNNPKRGHRLGYTRVSSEDQKTVRQLEGLTFDKVFTDKVSGGNANRPQLTALLGHAREGDTVVIHSMDRLARNLDDLRALVNRLTEKGVRVEFIKEGLTFTGEDSAMSKLLLSVMGAFAEFERALIRERQREGITAAKKAGMYKGRKKTLTAVQVNDLRQRAENGEPKTSIAMDFGISRETVYQYLRITSDK
- a CDS encoding APC family permease is translated as MPQPKRPLHPLQARLSQWLLHEETPHQPEGFYEENKEASTHQHKESWWKVMCLTGVDYFSTLGYQPGIAALAAGSVAPIATLVLVIVTLFGALPMYRRVAAESPHGDGSISMLERLLSYWPSKLLVLILIGFVATGFIITITLSAADASAHLVENPLLNATLSGKQVGITLILLLLLGAVFLKGFKEAIGIAVILVGVYLALSLAVLVKGFGLIAAQPELLTNWQTALSAGFHSPLALIGAALLVFPKLALGLSGFETGVLVMPLVKGDATDTEEAPMGRIRNGKKLLTTAALIMSVMLVGSSLVTTLLIPRHEFWAETTITSEIGSADLQRGVAVVNVPLDSQTNPREIYAFHLPPDRTGQYTFRADTVGGPIDLAVQVNPTGPTTRVQVDTPSGAANGRALAYVAHERLGEGFGTVYDVSTILILWFAGASAMAGLLNIVPRFLPRYGMAPEWSRAHRPLVLLYTVIGVLVTVAFKANVDNQAAAYATGVLAMMTSAAVAVTLISIRRHQRTEAIAFGLISLIFIYTSAVTILSDPKGLYIALVFIAAVLVTGISSRISRSFELRVSNVILDDSARELLKQFPLRPLRLVSHHPGRVTLDEYRKQELRVRQMVHLPDDEPFIFLEVDVEDASEFTDVVEVSGLMIGSYGILKARGSSIPNTIAALMLHLRGKGAPPQVYMRWTEEDPVHLLLDFIVGGRGDVPPVTHEILRRAEPDRDRRPIVHIGG